One genomic segment of Catalinimonas alkaloidigena includes these proteins:
- a CDS encoding TolC family protein, translating into MKTFFDLVPLLLGFLSIMFPLKAQINADTVAGEFSLAYCVDYALSHKPAVKQALIDEAIGEREIKASLSAWLPQISARYNASHNFKLQTTAFGDQLITIGRKNNSNIILQADQTIYSRDVLLASKAASYTRDQLDQNTKESKINTVVNVSKAFYDILLTRQQLQILDENIVRQEKQYNDALSQYRSGLVDKTDYQRASITLANTRADLKRAQESLGVKFAYLKELMGYPIDKELELVYDYELMAQDIAIDTTQLLEYSKRVEYQQLQTQRQLLQLNTSYYRWSFLPTISAFANYNWIYLNDEMSQLYQQAYPTSAAGLQLSLPIFQGTRRIQELQIAQLQEERLEVNVSDVKSAIHTDYQAALASYKSDYIEWQTLRENMQVAEEVYDIIKLQYDEGIKAYLDLVLAETDLRTAQLNYYNALYNVLASKLDLQKALGNIDFN; encoded by the coding sequence ATGAAAACTTTTTTTGATCTTGTACCACTTCTGTTGGGTTTCCTGAGTATAATGTTTCCTTTAAAAGCTCAGATCAATGCGGATACCGTAGCCGGGGAGTTCAGTCTTGCGTACTGTGTAGACTATGCCCTATCTCATAAACCAGCAGTAAAGCAGGCACTCATTGATGAAGCTATCGGGGAAAGAGAAATTAAGGCAAGTCTTTCTGCCTGGCTACCTCAAATTTCAGCCCGCTATAATGCTTCGCATAATTTTAAGTTACAAACCACTGCCTTCGGAGATCAGCTGATCACCATCGGAAGAAAAAACAATTCCAACATTATTCTGCAAGCCGATCAGACTATTTACAGCAGAGATGTGTTATTGGCTTCAAAAGCGGCCAGCTACACACGTGATCAGTTGGACCAAAATACCAAGGAAAGCAAAATCAATACTGTAGTAAATGTCAGTAAGGCCTTCTACGATATTTTGCTTACCAGGCAACAACTCCAGATTCTGGACGAAAACATTGTCCGTCAGGAAAAACAGTACAATGATGCCCTCAGCCAATACCGTAGCGGACTGGTAGATAAGACAGATTACCAGAGGGCCAGCATCACCCTGGCCAATACCCGGGCAGACCTGAAAAGAGCGCAGGAATCTCTGGGAGTTAAATTTGCTTACCTCAAAGAGTTGATGGGTTATCCTATTGACAAAGAACTGGAGCTTGTTTATGACTACGAGCTTATGGCACAGGATATCGCAATAGATACCACACAGCTGCTTGAATACAGTAAGCGAGTAGAATATCAGCAGCTTCAAACACAAAGACAGTTGTTACAGCTCAATACAAGTTATTACCGCTGGAGCTTCCTGCCCACCATTTCTGCATTTGCCAATTACAACTGGATTTATTTGAATGATGAGATGTCACAACTCTATCAGCAGGCATATCCTACTTCTGCTGCCGGTCTGCAACTTAGCCTTCCCATCTTCCAGGGGACAAGAAGAATACAGGAACTGCAGATCGCCCAATTACAGGAAGAGCGTTTGGAAGTGAATGTATCGGATGTAAAAAGTGCGATTCACACTGACTATCAGGCTGCACTGGCAAGCTATAAGAGTGACTACATCGAATGGCAGACGCTCAGGGAAAATATGCAGGTAGCGGAAGAGGTATATGATATCATCAAGCTGCAATATGACGAAGGTATCAAAGCCTA
- a CDS encoding RNA polymerase sigma factor, protein MEDKHSNNEQEIIKKIAEGDHHAFREIYDCYKDLLYGYSFKLTKSKLMAEEAVQEIFMKVWNNRRKLNPELSIKAYLYKITQNHIYNVLRNAAYSDKLREQIFYHRLNSHFSTEDQVIYNELEAFKDQAIACLPARRQMIFRMSRVQGLSHEEIAGQLGISQHTVKDQIVKSLKSIKEYLKIHADIAVSITLLAQLSW, encoded by the coding sequence TTGGAAGACAAACACTCAAATAATGAGCAGGAAATCATAAAAAAAATTGCTGAAGGAGATCACCATGCTTTCAGAGAAATTTATGACTGCTACAAAGATTTGCTTTACGGCTACAGTTTCAAGCTTACCAAGTCAAAATTGATGGCTGAAGAAGCGGTTCAGGAAATATTCATGAAAGTCTGGAATAACAGAAGAAAGCTTAATCCTGAGCTATCTATTAAAGCTTACCTTTACAAAATTACGCAAAACCATATCTACAATGTCTTAAGAAACGCAGCCTATAGTGACAAACTCAGAGAGCAAATTTTTTACCATCGGCTCAATTCACATTTCAGCACTGAAGATCAGGTGATCTATAATGAGCTGGAAGCTTTTAAAGACCAAGCTATTGCCTGCTTACCTGCCAGAAGGCAGATGATCTTCCGGATGAGCCGGGTACAGGGACTCAGCCATGAAGAAATTGCCGGTCAACTGGGTATTTCTCAACATACGGTCAAAGATCAGATTGTCAAGTCTCTTAAATCTATCAAAGAATACCTGAAAATACATGCGGATATTGCTGTTAGCATTACGCTCTTGGCTCAGCTTTCTTGGTAA
- a CDS encoding FecR family protein: MANPQYIKSLFYKFLEDSCTPDEIETIIYYLKNSDDAAGFPRIEEVRARLGELPRMNADRADEIFGRIVSSEALFAPSIAGKPKPDYRWRYWSIAATFLGFVLLSGMFYWFYASSDSLQYATTFGETRKISLPDGTEVMLNANSELRLSESWQEQDIREVWLEGEAFFSVVHTQDNRRFLVHTADNFTVEVLGTQFNVNSRDEKATVVLNSGKVKVKTQGQEGKAQWVMQPGDLVEYERESRQINQKTVDTTLYTSWKDNLLLFKDTPLEKIAGLIKDNYGYEVGFENDSLAHLYFTGSNPADQPELLLKTLARSFDLNIKRENGRITLEEKQKNAP; encoded by the coding sequence TTGGCTAACCCTCAATATATCAAATCATTATTCTACAAATTTCTGGAGGATAGCTGTACTCCTGATGAAATAGAGACCATCATCTACTACCTGAAAAACTCGGATGATGCCGCAGGCTTCCCTCGGATAGAGGAAGTGAGGGCAAGGTTGGGGGAGCTTCCCAGAATGAATGCTGACCGTGCTGACGAAATATTTGGTCGGATTGTTAGCAGTGAGGCTTTGTTTGCCCCATCTATTGCCGGAAAACCCAAGCCTGACTACCGTTGGCGCTACTGGAGCATTGCCGCCACTTTCCTGGGCTTTGTATTGCTATCAGGCATGTTTTATTGGTTTTATGCCTCTTCTGACTCCTTACAATATGCTACCACATTCGGGGAAACCAGAAAGATCAGTCTGCCCGATGGTACAGAAGTGATGCTCAATGCAAATTCAGAGCTTCGTCTATCTGAGTCCTGGCAGGAGCAAGACATCCGCGAAGTATGGCTGGAGGGTGAAGCTTTCTTCTCGGTAGTGCATACCCAAGATAACAGAAGGTTTCTGGTACATACTGCGGATAATTTTACAGTAGAAGTATTGGGTACACAATTTAACGTCAATAGCAGGGATGAGAAAGCAACAGTGGTACTGAACTCGGGCAAGGTAAAAGTGAAGACACAAGGGCAGGAAGGTAAGGCCCAATGGGTGATGCAACCTGGTGATCTGGTAGAATACGAACGTGAAAGCCGGCAAATCAACCAAAAAACTGTGGATACCACCCTCTATACCTCCTGGAAAGATAACCTGTTGCTATTCAAGGATACTCCTCTTGAAAAAATAGCAGGGCTGATCAAGGATAATTATGGATATGAGGTTGGGTTTGAAAACGACAGCCTGGCACATTTATATTTTACTGGTTCAAACCCTGCGGATCAACCGGAGCTATTACTCAAAACACTGGCGCGCTCTTTTGACCTCAATATAAAGAGGGAGAATGGGCGTATCACATTGGAAGAAAAGCAGAAGAACGCCCCTTAA